AGCCAAATATATGAGCTACTTGCAAAAGAAGACACCGAAGCCGCTCGAAAAACAATTAAAGCAATGTTTGCCGAGTTAACAATTCAGGCATATAGATAAAAAGTTTCCACTTATCGTTTATTTAGATAGGTGGAAGCTTTTTTTGATATAAATGAAAGCCATTTTTCTTACCCATAAATTGAAAATCATAACGGCGATACATTTGGTTAAGCTTATCATTTGTTTCAATACAATCCAAGCGTATATAAGGAACTTGATTGGTATTTGCTAACAGTTCAGACCAGTTAATCATCTGCGCACTTAAAGAAATCCCGCTAAACTGACGAGCAACCATAATCCGGTGCAGATAATAAGCATTTTCATTCGCTAAGTCTTCCCATAAATCTGTATCCCAATTGCTGGGTGTCTTTCGAATAATCATTGCTCCAGCAAGCAAACCTTCTTGTGTTTCAAAAAGAGCTACCTCGCCAAGTTTAATCCGTTCTTCCATTTGATGGACATCAAAGCCTTGCAAAATATCATTCCACTGACTGGAACCCGATTCTTTAAGCCAGCGAGCAGTATTTAGCATCAGTTCATTCATTTTTGAGTAGTCATTTGGCAAAGCAAAGCGGACTAGAAATTCCAGTCCGCCAGCAGAAATTTTATTTTGGTTCATTTTCGTCTTTCGGAGCTTCGGGTTCTTTTACTGTTTCGGGTCCAAAACCATCTGGATGTGAGTCGCGAGCGAAAGGATCTTCTTCCGTTTTTCCAAATGGATCAACGCTTTCTTCCTCAACAATAACGGTTTCTTCTACATAAGCTCCTTCGCTTGCAGCATATAAATCATCATAGAATACAGCGATAGAAGTGATTAGGTAAGGATACACATAAAGTGAAATCCCTAAAGAAATGACCCAAGATGCTAAAATGAGGACGAGTCCACCAAATGTAGCTCCGGCTGCTAGGGCGCTAATTAATTCAGTAGGATCAGTTGTGTAAGAGGTAGAAGCCATTCCACCTGCAACAATAACCCCACCTGCGATTGCAACTGCGATAGGAATTAAGTACCAAAGTAGGAACGTAAGAGACATGCCGAATAGTCTGCCTTTATGTCCATTCATCATGTGGCGACTTTCTGTAATAGCATCTAAAGCAGAGATGTTTGGATTATCGCGTAAAATGAAGAAAGTTTGTGAGTAAGAGTAAGTTTTAATAATTCCTGGAACGATTAAAAGTAAACTCCATAAGAATGTAAAAATACTAATTAGCAAGTAAGCTAAGAAAGTACGGCCAAACTCTTTGAAACCACTAAACATGTACGCAACATCAGGTTGTTCCCTTCTGCTAATTGCAAGATATACCCAAGAAACCCCCACATATAAAGGTCCTGTTAGTAAGAATAAGGCAATCCAACCAATAAATGGAATCCAGCCCAATACGCCACTTGCAACTGTTTCAAGCAACCATGCAAGCACAAATATTCCAATGGCAATACCCCAGTTGCCACGAAGCGACTCTTTCGCTGTTTGTTTTACTTGTGAAATAGTCATCATAATGAAAACTCCTTTTTAATTTATTTTTAAGTATAATAGCAAAAATACCTACTCTTAAAATAGCATACTTTCCGGGACTAATACAGTAATATGAAGTGTTTCATTTTTTTATTTAAATTAGGTGTAAGTTAATTCTTTTTGGGGAAAAGATTATATGGTATGATTAATTTGGAGGTGGCGCAAATGGCCCATGAGAATTTAAGAGAACTAGAAGATCGCTTAATTGAATTACGACAAGAGTATCAAGAAACAATTAGTGAAACGAGAGATTTTGAAGACCCACAACTCCAAAACGGACCGATTAATGCTGCGGAAGTTAGATTAAGTGCATTACGTCACGAAATCTCAGAAGTGGAGAAAAAAATTAAAAAAGTAGAAGGTAATACTAAATAAGGAAATAACGTCCTTTTGCTAATATAAATTTAGCGGAAGGATGTTTCTTTTTATGTGAATTTGGAGGAATGAAAATGAAACCAATTTTTGCTGTAGGGGATGTACACGGAGAAATAACTCTTTTAGATGAGCTGCTCGAAAACTGGGATAAAAAGCGGGAACGACTTCTATTTGTGGGGGACTTAATTGATCGCGGTGAAAATCCTGCAGCGGTCCTTAGAAGGGTAAAAGCGTTAGCAGATAATGCAGGAGCTATTGTTTTAAAAGGCAATCACGAACAAATGTTACTGGATTGGCTAAAAATTCCCTCCGAGAAAATGCACTACTATTTAAGCCAAGGTGGCATGGAAACCATTCAATCACTTATTTCGGACTCACTTGACAAAAAAACCACACCAGAAGGCTTAGCAGAGAGAATTAAGCAAGAATCGGCTGAACTAATTGAGTTTATCCGGAATTTACCGCTTTATTATGAAGAAGGTAAGTATGTGTTTGCCCATGCAGGAGTTGATTTTACTAAAGACGACTGGCATGAAACGGAGGAACGAGATTTTTACTGGATTCGAGAGCCATTTTTGTTCGGTGAAAATAAAACGGGGAAAGTATTTATCTTTGGACATACCCCGGTGCAAAATTTACATAAAGATGGAAGCGCAGGCATCTGGGTTTCAGCAGATAAAACAAGGCTTGATATCGATGGTGGGGCTGTTTTTGGCGGAGAACTTCACGGCGTTGTTGTGGAAGAAAAAGTCATTACAAAAAGCTTTACTGCGAAAAAATAAGCGTTCAAGATGCTTCTCTCTAGGAGCATCTTGAACGCTTATTTTTAATAATACGGCGCCATGAAAAGATAAACTAATACGCCAGTTAAACTTACATATAACCAAATCGGCATCGTCCAACGAACAATTTTTTTATGTTTTTCAATTTGCATAGTCCAGCCCCAAACAAGTGCGAAGAGTGCAAGTGGAACGACGATTGCAGCTAAGAAACTATGTGTAATTAAGATAAAGAAGTAAATCGGACGGATAATTCCAGTTCCACCAAATGTAGATGTTTCGGCGGATAAGTAATGAAATGTTAAATAAGATACTAAGAAGAATAGCGTAGATGTAAATGCTGCAAGGATAAATCCGCGGTGCATGTTAATGTTTTTCTTTTTTATAATCGCCCAAAGTGCAATAACTAAAAATACAAAGGTAAAACTATTAAAGATGGCGTTCATCCGTGGGAAAATCGTGATATCAAAATGCACGGCTCCCTGATAGCCAATTGGTGAAAAAAAGAGTAGTAAAATCACCACAACTGCGATAAATGAAATAATCATTATCGGCCAAAAATAGTTTTTTTCTGATGTCGGCTTTGTGAGTTTTTCTTTATTTTGTTCCATGAAAAAAATAGCCCCCTAAATAAAAAATTGCTGTACCTTATTTCATTATACATGACGAACATATCGGATGCGAAAAATTGAACTTTTTGAGGTATAATGATTGGGAAAGGGTGTTTCTAATGGCAATAATTGCGCGAGAGTTAACGAAAGCAGAAGAAGCGGAAATCATTCGTTTGAAAGAAGAAGGCGAAATCATGCTACAAACAGACGGGACTCCAGAAGAACGCGTTCAGAAAATTGTAGATTACTTGAAAAATACCTCGCCAGACCCAGATTTAGCAGAAGAACAGGGTTATGTGTTAGGTTCTTTATACGGGGAAGCAGTGCGAGAAAAATACGGATGGAAATGGTTGTTTGTTTCTGAAAATGACTTAGAAGGCTATGCAATCACATCGAAAGAGCACGGTTATACCTTTATGGTACATGATTATTTTATGCAAGTGATTGTTGGAAATAAACCGGATAATAGTAAAATGTTGTTTGAGTTAATGCCAGATATGACAGGGAATCGGAATGATTTTCGGATAATAGGATGAAAAAGCTAGCCGTTGATGTCGGCTAGCTTTCTTGTTATTGGTTGGATGTGGAGATTTTCATATACTAATAAGTCCATTTTAATCTAATCCTTAAATTCTTGGAAACGAAAATTAGTTCCTAGTGATTGGTTTGCTACTGTGTATTCCCTGAATTTATAAATTAATGGGGACCAATTATTAATATTTATTCTTTTTAATAAGTATATTAGAGATACGAAATTTGTTCGAAGCAGTGGAAATAACAATCTAATTATGGAGAAGGCAATTAAAGATGTAGTTGTATAATAGGAAATAGATTGTGAGAGTTAGGGGGGGATTATCCAAGCAATCTAGAAGGATTTGTAAAGGATTATCTTATAAGGTGTCTGAAATGTGGTTAGTTAGAAAATACTGGGTAAAATGGAATGTAAAAGTTAAAAGATTTATAGTAATTTTAAACTTTCAAATGAATAAACATAAGATAATATACATTGGAAAATGTATTTCAATGAAATAAAAGAGAAATATTTAACATTAATGTTGTTTATGTTTGTATACTTTGTGACGTTTTTTCGAAAAGTGTATAAATTCGTGCATAATAACACAAATGGTGATTATTTTCACAATTATTTCTGTGAAATATTCAAAATGAGTTGAAAAAAACCATAATTTAAGCTGAATTTTGTTGTTCATGACAAGAATCGGACATTTCATTACATTTTTGGTTATACATCCAGTGATTATATTATAATTGTTCTAAAAAACACAAAAAGGGAGCGAATGTCAAATGGCAACAGAGACAATACAAAAGCAAGCAAAGAAATGTGTATGTGCTTTATTAGCTGGAGGATTAGCTAAAGTATCCTTTGGAGGTGTAGTTGCAAAAGCAATGGTTGGAACAATATTAAGTAATAGTTTTAAAAATTATAATTATATGAAGCAAACAATCTATAAAAAATCTGACAAGAACTATTATTATTATAAAGTAATAGATGAGTTTTCAAATAGCAAAACTAAATGGAAGGGGCCAGTAAATACAAGCTATCAAAAAGTTAGAAAGTAAAAATAGGAGAGGAAGTAAAGCTGTTGAATTATAAAAAATTGATTGCAAGTATACTATTGTATATCGTGCTATTTATTGTAACGGGAATTATATTTGATAATTTCAATATATTTGTATTGGTTGTTGGAACTATTTGTTATGCACTCGCAATCATCCCGCTTGTAAAAAATAAATAAAGAAGTACAAAAAATTAATGTATTTACTTTTATGCATGAATATACGTTCGCAAATAGTAATAATTAACCTTTTAGTATCAAAAATGAGAAAAAAGACGCGCCGCAAATAAGAACGTATTTCTGTGTGAATTGCAATATGTCTTTCCAAGCTAGTAAAAAGAGCAGACAAATTTGTCCGCTCTTTTTTTCAATATCTTATCTATTCTCCGCTTTATTATAAGCACCATGCCAAACAGGTCCGATGAATTCATTTAAAGCAAATCCGCCTTTGATAGCAGCTGTAACGAAATCTTTCGCTTTAGCAACTGCTTCTTCTACTGTTAAGCCTTTCGCAAGTCCAGCTGTAATTGCGGCTGCGAAAGTACAACCAGCGCCGTGATTATGACTTGGAGAAATTTTTTCAACTTCATAAACAGTGAAATCTTTTCCATCATAAAGTAAGTCGATGGCTTTGTCGCTTTCTAGTGCTTTTCCGCCTTTAATAACAACGTATTTAGCGCCGAGTTCGATGATTTTTTTCGCAGCTGATTTCATGTCGTCTAAAGTTGTTAATTTGCCAAGACCAGATAATTGACCAGCTTCGAACAGGTTTGGTGTCGTAATAGTTGCTTTTGGAAGTAACAAGTCACGGATAGCTTCCGCGTTTTCAGGTTGGATTAATTCATCTTCGCCTTTACAAACCATTACGGGATCAATAACGACATTTTTTAAATCATATTTATCAATCGCTTCACGAGTAGCTTTGATGATGTCGATCGAGCCAAGCATACCTGTTTTCATTGCATCAACCGGGCCGCCAGAAAGGATTGTTTTCAGTTGTTCACGTACAAGACCTGCATCAATTGGAGTAACGCCATGCGCCCAATTGTTGTCTGGATCCATTGTTACGATTGTTGTAATTGCGCTAAAACCATAAGTACCATATTCTTCAAAAGTTTTTAAATCTGCTTGTAATCCAGCACCACCGCTAGAATCAGAGCCTGCAATAGTTAATGTTTTTTTGATTGTCATGATTTTTCCTCCTAAAAATAAACTTTAGTCATTTGTTTCAAGCATTTTATAGATGGCAGCTGCAACCCCGTGTTCATCGTTGGTTGAGGTAACGTGTTCTGCTAAATCTTTTACTTCTTCTTCGGCATTTCCCATTGCGACACTGTAACCAGCCATTTTGAGCATTGAAATGTCATTCATATTATCTCCAATTGCAAAAGTTTCATCAAGCGTTATGCCTAATTTTTCTACATAATATTGTAAGGAAATTCCTTTTTGTGCTTCACGGTGGGTAATTTCAATATTGTCGGAAAACGAAGAAGTAACAGAGAGCTCATTTTCTTTTTCCAGTTTTGCCTTAGCTTTTGCAAGGACTTCTTTGTCAGATGAGAAGGAAATGAATTTTAGGATAGTTAGTTCTTTATTGGCTAAAATTCGTTCTACATCAGGAATTTCGTGAACGTCTTTGGATTCAAAACGTTCTTCTACTTTTTCGGTGATTTCTGTTACAGGAATATCTGGGTGGATGCGCTGATGCATTTTTATCATAAATTCTTTGCCGCGTGCTTTGTCGGTTGTAATTGGTCCCATATCTGTGAAAAACTCTGTATACATGCCAAGGTCAGATAGTGTATTATACGTATCTCGTGCTAAGTCTCTGTCAATTGGATGTTGTAAAACGATTTTGCCGTGTTCATCACGAATTTCCGCACCATTCATACAAATAGCTGGTGCGTATAAATTTGCTTTATTAATTAATCCCATCGCATCGTCATACATCCGTCCAGTACATAGGACAAAATGAATCCCTTTTGTACGAGCTTTTTCGATTGCCTCGACGTTTTCTTGTGCAATCTCGATATCAGAGTTAAGTAGTGTGCCATCCATATCTGAAGCAATAACTTTAATCATAATATTTAATTCCTCCCCAATTTTACCTACTTAATTAGAATAGCATTTTTTAAAGAAAAATGCACAAAAGGTAGCTGCGAGTAGTTTTCTTTGCAGTCTGATTACTTTACTATATTTCTTTCTGTCATTTGGTTATAATAGATAAGAATAAAACGTGGATTGGATGTGGCAGGATGAGTTCAGAACTAGAAAAGATGATTGCAGGAGAAATGTACGATCCAAGCGACAGAGAGCTTGTACACGGTAGAAGTCGTGCGCGGAAGTTCTGTCGGGAAATAAATGATACGATGGATGCTGATTCCCGTCAAAGCGTGCTGAAACGTCTATTTGGTGGTACAAAAGAGAACGTTTATGTGGAACCTGCTTTTCGAGTAGATTATGGTTCTAATATTTATGTTGGTGAAAATTTTTATGCTAATTTTGATTGTGTTATTTTAGATGTTTGCGAGGTACATATTGGTGAAAATTGCATGATGGCGCCTGGTGTTCATATTTACACGGCTACACATCCACTTGATCCAGTTGAACGAAATAGCGGTCAGGAATTAGGAAAACCAGTCGTGATTGGTGATAATGTTTGGATTGGTGGACGTGCGATTATCAATCCTGGTGTAACGCTTGGGAATAATGTAGTAGTTGCCTCTGGCGCAGTTGTAACGAAAAGTTTCCCGGATAATGTTGTTTTAGCGGGAAATCCAGCGCGAGTAATTAAAACTATTGAGGTTAAGGATAAATGATTATTTCAGATGCAAAGATTTTTGAACAAATGGAAAGTGAGTTAGCAAAAGCAAGAGCGGCAACGACAAAGGCGAGTCAAGATAAGCATTTGCATGGTTTGATGTTACTTGTCCAACTTGCGAAAACTGGTGATGAAACAGGTTTGGAAGTGGGACCAAGTGCAATTCCAAAATCAGAACCTGCGCAAATCGTCAACATGGACGGAAAGAAAATCGAGTTAGAAGATGGAGCAAATGGAGATTCATTGCTTGATTTTTAGGGGGCTATTATGAAAAAAACAATTATTACTGGAGCCATTTTTGCTGGGCTAGCAGTTCTACTTGGAGCTTTCGGAGCACATGCTTTAAAAGAAATGCTTGGAAGTTATGCAAGTACTTGGGAAACCGGTGTTCAGTATCAAATGTTTCACGCAGTTGGAATTTTAATCGTCGGCTTACTAATGGAAAAACAAACTAGTAGACTATATACGTGGGCAGTGATTTTATTTTCGGTTGGAATTGTGTTTTTTTCCGGAAGTTTATATGTCTTAAGTATTTCAAAAGTGGCTGTGTTAGGTGCCATTACGCCAATCGGAGGAGTTTGTTTTGTCGCCGGATGGTTCTTGCTGATTATGGGCGTATCGAGAAGGTCGACAAAGTTTTATTAGGCAAAAATTAACTTTAAGATAATCGTCTTTGTGCTGTTATTCGAGCATAAAGACGATTATTTTTTATTATTGGCAAATAAGTGCTAAAATAGAGGAATCATATTTGATAAGGGAGACAGCAATTACATGACATATGCACTTGAAATAACAGGATTACGAAAAATATATTCGACTGGGGTGGAAGCTCTTCGTGGGGTGGATTTGACTGTGGAAGAAGGGGATTTTTATGCACTTCTAGGTCCTAATGGTGCTGGGAAATCGACTACAATCGGCATTATCACCTCGTTAGTCAATAAAACATCTGGAAAAGTAAAAGTATTTGGTTATGACCTGGATACAGATATTGTCCGCGCGAAACAGCAAATTGGTCTTGTGCCACAAGAATTCAATTTTAATCCATTTGAAACGGTTCAACAAATTGTCGTTAACCAAGCGGGCTATTATGGTGTTTCCCGTAAAGAAGCGTTTAAACGTAGCGAAAAATATTTAAAACAATCGAATTTATGGGAAAAGCGTCATGAACGGGCTAGAATGCTTTCAGGAGGAATGAAAAGACGCCTGATGATTGCGCGCGCATTGATGCATGAACCGCGGTTGCTGATTTTAGATGAACCGACTGCTGGGGTGGATATTGAGCTTAGACGCGAAATGTGGACGTTTTTAAGGGAGCTAAATGAGAGCGGCACAACGATTATTTTAACTACACACTACTTAGAGGAAGCGGAAATGCTTTGCCGAAATATCGGAATTATTCAATCAGGAGAGTTGATTGAAAACACGAGCATGAAATCATTACTTGCGAAATTACAATTTGAGACATTTATTTTTGATTTAGAGCCATATGATCAAGCATTCGAAATTTCTGGATATCAGTATGTTTTTGAAGATAAACAAACCTTATCTGTTGAAGTTGAACGTAATCAAGGCGTGAATCACATCTTTGAACAATTGAGTGCTCATGGTATTAAAGTGCTTTCTATGCGTAATAAGTCCAATCGATTGGAAGAACTATTTTTGAAAATTACCGATGAAAAACATCAAGTGGGGGAAAAACATGTTTAATCTATATTTTACAGCTTTAAAAAGTTTAGCAGCGAAAGAAACGAATCGTTATATGCGGATTTGGGTACAAACATTAGTACCACCAGTTATTACGACCTCTCTTTATTTCATTATCTTTGGGAAAATGATTGGAAGTCGTATTGGGGATATGGGTGGTTTTTCTTATATGGAGTATATCGTACCCGGACTAATTATGATGTCTGTTATTACGAGCTCTTATGCCAATGTATCTTCTTCTTTTTTCTCGCAAAAATTCCAGAAAAATATTGAAGAGATTCTGGTTGCGCCAGTGCCAACTCATATTATTATTTGGGGTTTTCTTATCGGTGGGATTGGTCGAAGTATTTTAGTAGGTTCTCTGGTTACTATTATTTCTTTATTTTTTGTGCCACTTCATGTTTATTCGTGGTCTATCGGGATTATCACCTTTTTGATGACTGCGATTGTATTCTCGCTTGCAGGCCTTCTCAATGGGATTTTCGCTAAGTCTTATGATGATGTCTCTATTGTTCCAACATTTGTTTTACAGCCATTAACATACCTTGGTGGTGTGTTCTACGCTATCTCGATGCTTCCGCCAATTTGGCAAGCCGTTTCGAAAGTAAATCCGATTGTTTATATGATTTCTGGTTTCCGGTACGGTTTCCTTGGTGTGACCGATGTACCAATTATGGTCTCGATGTTGGTTCTAGTGCTATTTATCGTCGTACTTTATGCGATTTGTTGGTACTTAATTAGTAAGGGCAGAGGCTTAAGAAGCTAATCCGAGGAAAGCTTATCCATTTCTGTTTCATTTTAGTTAAATTCGTCATCTAATTTTAATACAAAAAAAGGGTTTGCGCTGATAGATACGGGTATTATATAGACATAAGCAATGACAATACCATTACTTTTTCTCCCTTTTTTGTATGGATTGTCTTTACTTACCTTAAACTCCCTTTTATACTTTTAGTGGTTGTTTCACTGCTGCTAGGGGTATTTTTTTGTGAATTTTTCATGTATTAATGGTTTTCCTATCAATAATATAGAGTAAATTTCATTATAAAAGAGTCGAAAGTAATGCGACTAAAGATTCGTTTTGGTAAATAAAATAGAAATGTGTCTATTTTATGAATCTTTTTGTTATGACCTTGTATAATGAGGTGGCTGCGTATATTCTTAGAGGAACAACAAATTTTTTATATACATAGGAGGAAACATGGGATTTTTAGAAGCTTATAAGTCATTTTGGAAGAATTATGTCAATTTTAGTGGTCGTGCATCTCGTTCGGCGTATTGGTATGTAGTACTTTGGAATGCAATTATTATTGGGATTCTTTACATTTTAGCAATTATTTTTGGTATTTCCGCATTGATGGAAGGTAGTATGGGCGGCACTGGTATGGTTGGCGGTGGTGGCGCACTATTTATTTTAATTATTTTGTGGCTGTATCTACTTGCGGTTTTAATTCCAACAATCAGCATTACTGTTCGGCGTTTACATGATTCAGGGAAAAGTGGTTTTTTTGCATTTCTTGACTTAATTCCATTTGTTGGGGGAATTATTATTTTAGTATTTATGTGCCTTGAAAGTGACGGACCAAACCAATATGGTGATGATAATAGTCAATTTGATATTTAAATAGAAAACGAGCTAGGAATTTGATCCTAGCTCGTTTTTTTAATGGATTCCTTCGCTTACGAGAAACCAATTAACTTGGCTTGTATTAATAAAATAAGTTAAGTCATATTTTGTTAATTCAATACATTTTTCGTTAAATAGGTTTTTTAAGTCAGCTTTTGATAATTCGTGGATGCTGATGTTGTTGATTTTTGCGTCGTCATCAAGACGAATCGATTCTCCGTTTGCGGTATAAATTTCGATATACATCGTACCATCCTCTCTGAATTACATTTGTTTATAGTTTTCCTTAAAAATACCGAGTTGATTAAGCGTCACAACAAGTTGCTGGCTGAAAAGTGGTAATGCTTGGATTTGGTCTAAATCATTCGCATATGCAAAGTCAGCTACTTGCATGACAAGTGTGTGGAAAGATTCAGTCATTGTTTCGTTTTGCTGCTTTAAATAAGAGTTCTCTTGTTCAAGCTCTTGGTATTTTGTTTGTAAATCTTGATATTTACGGTCGAGTTCTTCTTTTTGCACAGCAAGAGATGAAAGCGAATAAATGCTTTTCAGCAAGTCATAGACATTATTTTCTTCGCCTTGGTTTTCGCCTAAAAGTTGCACATTGCTCTTAACGCCGGATAATAAATCTACCAAGTTTTTTTCGCGTGTTTTGTCATAATTGATTTGTTCTTTGATAGATGTTGGTGGTTTATATTCCGAAGAAACAACTTTTCCGAAAATATTTGTTTTTTCTTTTTGGCTGCTTTTTTGCGTTTTTCTTTTTCTACCCGGCTTATTTTTGGGAATATCTTCTACTTGAATCAATTCTTTTTTTAGTTTGTAGTAGGTATTTTGTAGCTGGCTCGGTGTTTTTGGAAAGATCCGCAAATCGTTTAAACTTAGCATTTCAGAGATATCAAGTACTTTCATATCTTCCAAAATAGCAATTTGGTAACAGGCGGAAAGTAGTTCTAATTCAATTTTTAACCAACTAATGTTGGAGTGCATATATTTCTCGATTCCACCATGTTCTTCAACGGCTTGATAAAAATCAGTGAGTAAATGGAAGATTTCTTCGGATGTTTGTTCGTCAATACCAGACTCTGACGCCATTTTTTTAATGTCGGTAGTAGATGAATTCCCCGGATTATCTACTTGTTTTTTTATTTCTTGAAGTAATTTTCTTATTTCTGATTTAGGCATACAATCACATACCTCTCTATCCTATAGTATTATTGATTTTCTGTTTATTTTTATAATAACAATATATGTTAGTTGTGTAAAGGGAACGCAAATGGGTCAAAAGGAGTGGGTATGAAGAACCTTTTTTTGTGT
The nucleotide sequence above comes from Listeria ivanovii subsp. londoniensis. Encoded proteins:
- a CDS encoding DNA-binding domain-containing protein, which encodes MPKSEIRKLLQEIKKQVDNPGNSSTTDIKKMASESGIDEQTSEEIFHLLTDFYQAVEEHGGIEKYMHSNISWLKIELELLSACYQIAILEDMKVLDISEMLSLNDLRIFPKTPSQLQNTYYKLKKELIQVEDIPKNKPGRKRKTQKSSQKEKTNIFGKVVSSEYKPPTSIKEQINYDKTREKNLVDLLSGVKSNVQLLGENQGEENNVYDLLKSIYSLSSLAVQKEELDRKYQDLQTKYQELEQENSYLKQQNETMTESFHTLVMQVADFAYANDLDQIQALPLFSQQLVVTLNQLGIFKENYKQM